The genomic interval GGCATCAAGGTGATACACAAGTGCGCCACGGCGCTCGACTACGTCCATGAGAGGGGCGTGGTACACCGCGACATCAAACCGAACAACATCCTCCTCGGCCCGGACCAGGCGGTCAAGATCTCGGACTTCGGTATCGCCGTGGTTCCGGATCTCGAGGACAACGATATGCCCGGTCATGCCGGCTCTCCGCTCTACATGTCGCCGGAGCAGATCCGGCGTGAACCCCTGACCGGCCAGAGCGACCTGTTCTCGCTTGGCTCCGTGATGTACCGCGCACTGACCGGGAAGCACCCCTTCGCAACGGCACGGGTCGCTACCATCAACGACATGGTCTTGCACGACGAACCACCTCCGATGCGCGAGCTGCGGCCGGAGATCCCCGAGATCCTGGAGCGCATCGCCCGCAAGGCCATGGCCAAGGACCGCCGGCGCCGCTACCGCAGCGGACGCGACCTCGCCGCCGATTTGAGCCTGGTGTTCGACTACCTGACACCCAAGCCGCACTGAGCCAAATGACCTCAACCGCGAGGATGGTGCTCTGCGTGCAGCGCCTTGAGCCGCGCCCGTGCCACGTGCGTATAGATCTGGGTCGTCGAGATATCGCGGTGCCCCAACAGCAGTTGAACGACACGCAGATCCGCGCCGTGATCGAGGAGATGGGTGGCGAAGGCATGGCGCAGGGTATGTGGCGACAGGGGCTTTGCGATCCCGGCACGCACGGCGTAGCGCTTGATGAGATACCAGAACGCCTGGCGGGTCAGGGGTCTCCCGCGCCGCGTGACGAACAAAAAGTCGGACGGCGCGCTGCAGAGGAGCACGGGTCGGGACTGCCGCAGATAGCGATCGAGTAGATCCAGCGCGCTAGCGCCGAGCGGGACGAGGCGGTCCTTGCCACCCTTGCCGGTGACGCGCACCGTAGCCTGCCTGGGGTTGTAGCGGCTGGCCCGCAGCCCCACCAATTCGGAAACCCGAAGTCCCGTGGCGTAGAGCGTTTCCAACATCGCGACATCGCGCAGGCCCAGGACCGCCTCGCGATCGGGGGCACCGAGGAGCGCATCGACCTCCGTCTCGCTCAAGGCCGCGGGCAAGGCCCGTCCCAGACGCGCGCCTTCCACCTGTGCACTCGGGTCCTCGCCGAGCCGGCCTCGCTGCACCAGGTGCCGGTAGAAGCCGCGCAGGCTCGACAAGCGTCGGGCCATGGTCCGCACCGCGCGGCCCGGGTGCGATCCCGCCCCCAGGAAACCCAGCACATCGCTACGTTGTGCCTTGAACACACCCAACCCGCGGCCGCGCAGCCAGTCGGCGTACCGTGTGAGATCGCTGCGATAGGCGGCTAGGGTATTGTCGGACAGCCCGCGCTCCAACCACAGGGCGTCCAGAAACCCCTCGATGAGCCAGAGATCTTCGGCCGGCGCCGCTTGTGGGCTAGGCCGAGGGCTAGGAAATGGCTCGCTCATGCCCGATCGAAGCGCCCCCGCATCCAGGGATAGGCCGCGCGCGACCTACTGGCGGGCGGTGATCTTCTCCTTGATGCGCGCCGCCTTGCCGCTCAAGTGGCGGGTGTAGTAGAGCTTGGCCCGGCGCACGTCGCCGCGCCGCTTCACGGTGATATCGTGAATGAGCGGGCTGTAGAGTTGAAACGCACGCTCGACGCCCTCGCCGTGCGACAGCTTCCGAACGGTGAACGAGGAGTTGAGCCCCCGGTTGCGTCTGGCGATCACCACGCCCTCGAACGCCTGCAGGCGTTGGCGCTCCCCTTCCTTCACCTTGACTTGGACGACCACCGTGTCCCCGGGCCGAAACGCCGGGACCTCGCGGGTCATCATCTCCGACTCGATCTGTAGAATGATCTGGCTCATGCTCGTTCTCAGGGACTCAAACCCTCACCCGCTGCCGCATTCAAGACGGCCGCCCATCCCGCTCCCGAAGGTACTCTTCCAGGAGCGTGGCCTCGTTCGGACCAAACGACCGCCCGGCCAGGAGGTCCGGCCTTCTGATCCAGGTCCGCCCCAGGGCCGCCTTCAGCCGCCAACCCCGGATCACCCCGTGGTCGCCCGTGAGCAGCACCGGCGGCACCGTCCGCCCATCGATCACCTCGGGCCGCGTGTAATGCGGGTGATCCAGGAGCCCCGTCTGGAACGACTCCTCGCGTGCCGACTCGGCGTGCCCGAGGACGCCCGGGAGCAGGCGCACCATCGCATCGATCAGCACCATGGCCGCGATCTCACCCCCGCTCAGGACATAATCGCCGATCGACCATTCTTCGTCCACCTGCGACTCGAGCACCCGCTCGTCCAAGCCCTCGTAGCGGCCGGCCACGATCACCAGCGGCCCCTGTTCGACCAGCCCCACGACCGCCGCCTGACCGAGGCGCCGGCCCTGCGGCGTCATCGCGATCACGCGGGCCCCGGGCCCTAGAGCGCCGCGCGCAGCGGCGATGGCGTCCACCAGCGGCCGGTACATCATCACCATCCCGGGGCCGCCGCCATACGGGCGATCATCCACGGCCCGGTAATGGCCCGTGGCGAAGTCCCGGGGATTGCGTGTCTCGATCCGGACGTCACCCCGGGCCACCGCGCGCCCGGTAACGCCATAGTCCATGACCGCCCGAAACATCTCGGGGAACAGAGTGACCACCGCGATCCGCAACACCGATCACTCATCCAGGCCGATCAATCATCCAGGCGCCAATCGAGCTCCAGCCGGCGGTTCGCCAGATCGACGTTGCGGACGTACACCCCCTCCACGTAGGGGACTAGGCGATCGCGCTCGCCCCGCACGATCAGGACGTCGTTCGCCCCCGTGTCCAGCATGCCGACGACGCTCCCGAGATGCTGGCCGGACGGGGTGTAGGCCTCCAGGCCGATGAGGTCCATCCAATAGTGTTCACCGACTTGCAAGGGTCTAAGCTGCGCGCGCCGCACGGCGATGTCCGCGCCCACGAGCCCGGTCGCACCATCGCGATCGCCGAAGCCCTCCAGATACGCGATGAGCCTCTTCTGGCGGGCGTAGGCATCGGTCCTGACGACGGCCTGACAGGCCTCGCCCAAGTCCAGATACCAGGGCGTGTACTCGAGGATCCCCTCGGCGGGACGGGTATAAGAATGCACCTTGAGTCCCCCTTGGAGGCCATGCAAGCCGGCTATGCGGCCCAGGACTACGAACCCCGCGCCGCCTGGGGAAGCCGTCTCTATTATCTTTTGGGCTGTGGCGATCAGCGACATCGCGTCGCAGACTCCGCGGCCGACAGCGGCTAGGCCGGCGGGGCGTGCTTCTTGAGCAGGCCGGCGACCCGAGCAGAGGCCTTGGCGCCACAGGCCAACCAATGGCCGGCGCGCGCCACATCGATCTTGCAGCTCCCGGCCGCTTCACCGGCCAGCGGGTCCAGGTAGCCGATACGCTCGAGATGGCGCCCATCGCGCCGGTTCCGGCTGTCCGTCACCACGATGTGATAGAAGGGCCTCTTCTTGGTGCCGTGGCGGCTGAGACGAATGCTGACCATGAGTCCTCGCAAAACTGTTGTCTGAAAATATCATTTCACCCTAGGGGCGCTCTCGGGAACGCGGGAGCGAGCCCCCTACACTCTCGCCCGCTCCCCGGCGTTCACGGCCTTCATGCTGAGCCGGATGCGCCCCTGCTTGTCCACCTCCAAGACCTTCACCTTGACCATATCCCCTTCCCGGAGCTTGTCCCCGACGTTCTCCACGCGCTCCTCGGAGATCTGGGAGATGTGCACGAGCCCGTCCTTGCCGGGCAGGATGGTGACGAAGGCCCCGAAGTCCATGAGCTTGGCGACCCGACCCTCATAGATCATCCCCACCTGCACATCCGCCGTGATTTGCTCGACGCGCCGGCGCGCTTCCTGCCCGGCGGCGTTGTCGACGGAGGCGATCTTCACGGTGCCGTCGTCGGAGATATCGATGACGGCGCCGGTCTGCTCGGTGATGGCGCGGATGGTGGTGCCGCCCTTGCCGATCACGTCTCTGATCTTTTCGGGATCGATCTTGATGGTGATGATGCGCGGCGCATATTCGGACATCTCGGTGCGCGGTTTGTCCAAGACGGCATTCATCTCTTGCAAGATGTGCAAGCGTCCCGTGCGCGCCTGGGCGAGCGCGACCTCCATGATCTCGCGGGTGATCCCGCTGATCTTGATGTCCATCTGCAGGGCCGTGACACCAGCCTGGGTGCCGGCCACCTTGAAGTCCATGTCGCCCAGGTGGTCCTCATCGCCCATGATGTCAGACAGCACGGCGAACTTGTCACCCTCCTTGACGAGGCCCATGGCGATGCCCGCGACCGGCGCCTTGACCGGAACACCGGCATCCATGAGCGAGAGGCTGGTCCCGCACACCGTGGCCATGGAGCTCGATCCGTTCGATTCGGTGATCTCGGATACCACGCGGATCACATAGGGGAACTCCTCCGGGTCCGGCATGACCGCCAGCACCCCGCGCTTGGCCAGACGTCCGTGACCGATCTCGCGACGCTTGGGCGACCCCACCCGGCCGGTTTCACCGACGCAGTAGGGGGGGAAGTTGTAATGCAGGAGGAACGGATCCCGGCGCTCGCCCTCGATGGCATCGATGATCTGCGCGTCCCGCTCGGTGCCGAGCGCCGTGATCACGAGTGCCTGGGTCTCGCCGCGCGTGAAGAGCGCCGAGCCATGGGTCCGCGGCAATAGCCCGACCCGGATCTGGATGGGCCGCACGGCGTCCATCGGCCGCCCATCGATGCGCTTCTGCTCCTCCAGGATCATGTGTCGCACCAGCTCATGCTCGTTCCGTTCGAAGGCGTGCGCCACCTGCGCGTCGCTCCACTCGGGCGGCGCATCCGTGGAAGTCCCGCGGCCCAACGTGGCGACGGCCTCTTTGCGCAGGGCGCCCAGGGAGTCGCGCCGCGCAAGCTTGTCGGTCGTGGCATAGACCTCGCGCAGCCGCCCGCCCAGGAAGGACTGCAAACGCGCCTCGAGCGCCTGATCCTCGGGGGGCGGGCTAAACGCCCAGGCGCCGGCCCCTGCTTCTTCGCGCAGCGCACGAATGTTGTCGATCGCGACCTGCATCTCTGCATGCCCGAACATGACCGCGCCGAGCATCACCTCCTCAGACAACTGATCGGCCTCCGATTCCACCATGAGCACCGAGCTCTTTGTCCCCGCAACCACCAGGTTGAGCGCCGACGTTGCGAGCTGGCCAAAGGTCGGGTTCAGTACGTATTGACCGTCGATGTAGCCCACCCGCGCGGCGCCGATCGGTCCGTCGAACGGGAGCCCCGATAGGATGACCGCGGCCGATGCACCGATCAACGCCGGGATGTCGGGGTCGATCTCGGGATCCAGCGACAGGACCGTCGCGATGATCTGGACCTCATGATGGAAGCCCGTGGGGAAGAGCGGCCGCAAGGGGCGGTCGATCAGGCGCGAGGTGAGCGTCTCCTTCTCGCTGGGACGCCCTTCGCGCTTGAAGAACCCGCCCGGGATCTTGCCCGCGGCATAAGTCCGTTCCTGGTAGTCGACGGTCAAGGGGAAGAAGTCGCGGCCCGGGATCGCCGTCTTGTTCCCGACCACGCTCACCAGGACGACGGTGTCGCCCATGCTGGCCATTACCGCGGCCGTGGCCTGCCGCGCTATCTCTCCGGTCTCCAGCATCACGGTCCGGGGACCATACTCGAAGCTTCTTTTTATTGCTGCCATGACAGGGCTCTCAATGGGCAATGGCCAATCTCTCAATCGGCAAGCTCAATGGGCATTCTCGCACCGCCACGATGATCGAGCGGTCCCCCGGCCTATTTGCGTAGACCCAAGGCCGCGATCAGATCGCGGTAGCGCTGCAAGTGGTAAGTCTTCAAATATTCCAGGAGCTTGCGGCGTTTGTTGACTATGCGCAAAAGCCCCTGCCGGGAATGGTGGTCTTTCTGGTGGGCCTTGAAGTGCTCGCCGAGGCCCTCGATGCGACGGGTCAGCAGGGCCACCTGCACCTCGGGCGATCCCGTGTCACCGGGCGCGAGTCGGTGCTTATCGACGATGTCTTTCTTTGCCTCGGCGGTCAGCACTATGGTCATCCCCCATGGGTTCGATGCCTCGAAGTCCGTGATGGCGCAAGCGGTTAATTGTAATATCTGCAGGAGAGAACGACAAGCCAGGACGCGCCGCTCATGACGTCCTGAGCAGGCGCCGTGGCGCGATCCGGCCGTCGTCCTGCACCTCGCCGACCCCAAGGAACCGGCGCCGATCGTCGTAGAGCTTGACGAGGCCCGCCTTGGGCGCATGCGCCACCAGGACCGCCTGACCCCGCCCCACGTAATAGGCCGCATCCCGAGACAGCGCGACGGCGGGTTCCCCCGGCAAGACGCAATCGAGCGGCAGCAGCCTGGCATCGAGCGCCGTGTGACCCGTGGATGCGATCTCGGTGAGCCCGTCCAGGTCGATGCCGTCGCGCACCTCGAAGGCGCCGACCGCCGTTCGTTCCAGAGCCGCGACATGCGCCCCGCAACCGAGGACCTCTCCGATGTCCTCGGCCAGGGTGCGGAGATAGGTCCCCTTGGAACAGCGCACGGTGATCTCGAGCGCGTCGCCCAGAAAGCGGACCAGGTCGAGCGCATGGATCACGATCGGACGTGGCTGGCGCTCGATCGCGATCCCGCGATGGGCCAGCTCGTAGAGCCGCTGGCCCTGGTGCTTGAGCGCCGAGTGCATGGGCGGCACCTGGGTCCGCTCGCCCAGCATGGCGCGGAAGACCCCGACGACGCGCCCCGAATCGAGGTCCCCCACCGGCCGCTCGCGGATCACCTCCCCTTCCGCGTCTCCGGTGGTCGTCACCACCCCGAGCTTCACGATCGCCCGATAGCACTTGTCGGCATTGAGCAGGAAGCCGGAGAGCTTGGTGGCCTCGCCGAAACAGATCGGCAGTAGCCCCGTAGCGAGCCGGTCCAGGCTGCCCGTATGGCCGGCCTTGCGGGCTTGATAGAGGCGTTTGACGCGCTGCAGCGACTCGTTCGAGCTGAGCCCCGGCGATTTGATGAATAGCAGGATGCCGCTCACATCACGGCGCGGCCACCGTTGCGAGACCATAGGTTCGAGATCAGGGGGCTTTCGAGATCAAGCGGCGCGGGAGATCAGGACGCGCGCCATCATTTAATTAGAAAAGGGGGTGCGGGCGGGATCCGCCGACGCAGCGCCGGGAGCGCCGTTCGAGCCCGCGAGCAGCGCGTTGATCCGCGCCGCGCGCGCCTGTGTGTCATCGGCGACGATCACGAGCCGTGGCACCACCCGCAGCCGCAGCACCTTGGCGACATGGGCTCGATAGCGCCCGACACGACGCTGTATGCGAGCAATGGGATCGGGAACGCCTCCCGACAGCGCCGAGACATAGACCTTGGCATGCCGCAGATCGGGGCTGAGCACGACGCTCGTGACGCTCAGAAGACCCAGACCGCGTTCCCGCGCCTCCGCCTGCAAGAGCGGGGCGAGCGTGCGCTGGATGAGGGCCGCGACACGCAGGGTGCGGTCTTCGCCACCGCTCGCCCGTTCGATCCGACCTGCCATATTGACCTCGACCGAGCCCCCGCTGTCTGTAATCCCCACTGTCTGTAATCGGATTACAGACTGCGGGCCAGCTCGACCCGTTCGAAGACCTCGATCTGATCGCCGGGTTTGACGTCATTGTAGTCCTTGACGCCGATCCCGCATTCGGTGCCGGACTTGACCTCGCCGACGTCGTCGCGGAAGCGGCGTAAGGACTCCAAGCCGCCTTCGAAGATCACGATATTGTCGCGCAGCACCCGGATGGGGCTGTTGCGGCGTACCATGCCGCTCGTCACGATACAGCCGGCGATGGCGCCGAAGCGCGAGGATCGGAACACGTCGCGCACCTCCGCGTTGCCGATGATCGTCTCTTTGACCTCCGGGGCCAGAAGGCCGCTCATCACCGCTTTCACATCGTCGATGACGTCGTAGATAATGCTGTAATAGCGCAGGTCGATCCCGGTGTCCTCGACCCGTCGGCGCGCCGAGGCATCGGCGCGGACATTGAAGCCGATGATGGCGGCACGCGATGTCACGGCCAGGTTTACATCGGATTCGGTGATCGCACCCATGCCGCTCGCGATGATATCGACGCGCACCTCGTCGGTGGACAGGCCGGTCAAGGCATCGCAGAGCGCCTCCGCGGAGCCCTGTACGTCGGCTTTGATGAGCAGGTTCACGGCGCTGGCCTTGCCCTCCTCCATCCGGGAAAGGACGTTGCCGAGCTTCTGGGCCTGCTGCCGGGCCAGCTTGCCCTCGCGCTGCTTGCTGTGGCGGACCTGCGCGATCTCGCGCGCCCGGCGCTCATCGGGGGCGACCTGGGCCTCGTCACCGGCATTGGGGACATTGGACAGACCCAATACCTCGACCGGCAGCGACGGCCCGGCCTCGTCGATGACCCGCCCGTTCTCGTCCAGCATCGCGCGGATGCGGCCGAACTCCCGCCCGCACAGGAGCACATCGCCCTTCCGGAGCGTGCCGCTTTGGACCAGGATCGTGGCCACCGGTCCACGCCCCTTATCGAGCCGCGCCTCGATCACGGTGCCGGAGGCCGGGCCGTCCCGGACGGCCGTGAGCTCCATCACCTCGGCCTGCAACAGGATGGCCTCCAACAAGGCATCGATCCCCTCGCCGGACTTGGCAGACACCGGGGTGAATAGGACCTCGCCGCCCCACTCCTCGGGGAGGATGCCGTGCACGGACAACTCTTGCTTGACGCGCTCCGGATCGGCCTCCGGTTTGTCAATCTTGGTGACGGCGACCAGCATCGGGACCGCGGCGGCCTTGGCGTGCTGGATGGCCTCGACCGTCTGGGTCTTGACGCCGTCGTCGGCGGCGACCACCAGGATGACGATGTCCGTCACCTTGGCGCCCCGCGCCCGCATCGCGGTAAAGGCCGCATGCCCGGGGGTATCGAGGAAGGTGATGCTGCCCTTTTCGGTCGAGACGTGATAGGCACCGATGTGCTGCGTGATCCCGCCGGCCTCCCCCGCCGCGACCCGGGTGCGCCGGATGTAATCGAGCAACGACGTCTTACCGTGATCGACATGCCCCATGATGGTCACCACAGGCGATCGCGGATCGGCCTGTGCCTCGCCCGCGGAGGTGGTGCGCACGAGGTCGGCCTCGAGCGCGTCGTCGTTCAAGAGCCTGGCCTTGTGCCCCATCTCTTCCACGACGATGGCGGCGGTGTCCTGGTCGATGATCTGGTTGATGCTCGCCATCGTCCCGACGTTCATCAGGCACTTGATCACCTCGGCGGCCTTGACCGACATCCTCTGGGCCAGCTCCGCGACCGTCACGCGATCCGGTATCGCGACCTCGCGCACGATGGGGGCGGTCGGCATCGCAAACCCGTGCCGGGTCGAGATCGGCACGACCACCCGCCGCGTCACCGGCTTTCTCTTGCGGCGCCCCGACTTGCTGGTCGCGACGTGCAGCTCCTGGCGGCCCGGCGCGGGTGCGCCATCCCCCTTCTGGCGCCGCGCCGGCGGTCGTTCAGGACGCCTCTGCTCGGCCGCTGCGGGCTGCGGGGGCGGCGCGGGGACGACCACGGGCGCCTCGCGTGCCTCTTGCTCCGCGGCGCGGGCGCGCTCACGCGCCTCGGCCTCCTGGGCCTCGCGCGCGGCCGCCTCGTGCCTCTGGCGTTCCTCTTCCTGACGGCGCTCCTCCGCAAGGCGGGTCTCTTCCTGAGCGGCCTGCTCGAGGGCCAGGACGCGTTCGCGCTCGGCCGTCTCCTCGGCGCGTTTCTGGGTCTCTCCCTCCGTCATCACGCTGCGCTTGACGTAGGTGCGGCGCTTGCGGAACTCGACGCTCACGGTCTTGGTGGTGGTCCGCGCCCCGCGGCGCTCGATCGAGAGCTTGATCTCGCTCATGGTCTTGCGCTGCAAGACGATGCGCGTCGGCTCCTTGCCTTCGGCACCCCGCCCATGGCGCTGTCGGAGGTGCGACAGCAAGGCGCCCTTCTCGTTTTCGGTGATGGTGTCGCCGGCCTGGCGGTTGGCCAGTCCGGCCTCGTCGAGTTGCGCGATCAAGCGATCCACGGTGATCCCGACGACCTGGGCGAACTGTTCGACCGTCACGTCAGCCATCGAGCCTTTCTCCGACCGGTTGCCCCTCTGCGGCCGATGCGAACCACGGGGCGCGCGCCACCATGATGAGCTCGGCGGCGCGCTTCGGGGCGATGTCCCCGACCTCGCAGAGCTCGTCCACCGATTGTTCCGCCAGGTCCTCCAGGGTCAGGATGCCGTGGCTGGCCAGGGTGAACGCCAGGTCGGTGTCCATGCCCGCCATCGCCAGCAGATCCTCGGCGGGCTTGATGTCGCCCATGCGCTCTTCGTTGGCGATGGCGCGGGTCAACAGCCAGTCCTTCGCCCGATTGCGCAGCTCCACGATCAGATCGGGATCGAATTCCTCGATGTCGTGCATCTCCTTCTCGGGCACGAAGGCCACCTCTTCGATGCTGGAAAACCCCTCCTGGGCGAGGATGTTGGCGATCTCCTCGTCGACCTCTAGGCTCTCCATGAACATGTTCTGGATGCGCTGAATCTCGGTCTCGGTCTTCTCGGCTGCCTCCGCCTCGGTCATGACGTTCAGCTCCCAGCCGGTGAGCTGGCTCGCCAGGCGCACGTTCTGGCCGCTGCGCCCGATGGCCTGGGAGAGCTGATCCTCGACCACGGCCACGTCCATGCTGTGGGAATCTTCATCCACCAGGATCGACACGACCTCGGCAGGCGCCATGGCGTTGATGACGAACTGCGCGGGGTTTTCGTTCCACTGGATGATGTCCACCCGCTCGCCGCCCAACTCGTTGGAGACGGCCTGAACCCTGGAACCGCGCATCCCGACGCACGCGCCAACGGGATCGATGCGCGGGTCGCGGCTGCGGACAGCGATCTTGGCCCGTATCCCGGGGTCGCGCGCCGCACCGAGGACATCGATGAGCCCTTCGCCGATCTCGGGGACCTCGAGGCGGAACAGCTCGATCAGGAGATCGGTCGCGGTTCGGCTCACGAACAGCTGCGGGCCGCGTTTCTCCGGCCGTACATCGCGCAGATAGCCGCGCAACCGGTCACCGGGCCGCACGATCTCCCGCGGCAGCATCTCTTCCTTGGCGATCAAGGCCTCGGCGTTGCCGCCGAGGTCGAGGATCACGTTGCCGCGCTCCACCCGCTTGATCGTGCCGGTCACGAGCTGGCCCTTGCGGTCCTGATAGGCATCGAGCACCTGGGCGCGCTCGGCATCGCGGACCTTCTGCACGATCACCTGCTTGGCCGTCTGCGCCGCGATGCGGCCGAACTCCGAGGCCTCTATCGGTTCCTCGATGAAGTGACCGATCTCGATATCCGCCCTCTCGATATTCCCTGGGGCTTCGCGCGCCTGACGCAAGAGGATCTGGCGATCGGGAACGAAGATGCCGCTCGTGTCCGCAACTTCGTCCTCGAGGTCGCCGGTGTGAACCCGCGGGGGTGGGGGCGCGGCGACTCGATCCTCGGCCGCGTCCTCCACGACCTGCCAGCGCCGAAAGGCCTCGTAGTCGCCGGTCGTCCGATCGATCGCGACGCGCACGTCCACGTCCTCGCGAAAACGCCGCTTGGTGGCGCTGGCGAGCGCGGCCTCCAGGGCCTCGAAGATGATGTCCTTCGCGACACCCTTCT from Pseudomonadota bacterium carries:
- the nusA gene encoding transcription termination factor NusA; the encoded protein is MNKEILTVVEVVSNEKGVAKDIIFEALEAALASATKRRFREDVDVRVAIDRTTGDYEAFRRWQVVEDAAEDRVAAPPPPRVHTGDLEDEVADTSGIFVPDRQILLRQAREAPGNIERADIEIGHFIEEPIEASEFGRIAAQTAKQVIVQKVRDAERAQVLDAYQDRKGQLVTGTIKRVERGNVILDLGGNAEALIAKEEMLPREIVRPGDRLRGYLRDVRPEKRGPQLFVSRTATDLLIELFRLEVPEIGEGLIDVLGAARDPGIRAKIAVRSRDPRIDPVGACVGMRGSRVQAVSNELGGERVDIIQWNENPAQFVINAMAPAEVVSILVDEDSHSMDVAVVEDQLSQAIGRSGQNVRLASQLTGWELNVMTEAEAAEKTETEIQRIQNMFMESLEVDEEIANILAQEGFSSIEEVAFVPEKEMHDIEEFDPDLIVELRNRAKDWLLTRAIANEERMGDIKPAEDLLAMAGMDTDLAFTLASHGILTLEDLAEQSVDELCEVGDIAPKRAAELIMVARAPWFASAAEGQPVGERLDG